GGTTTGATACACAAGATTTTGTAAGAAGAACAAGTTGATCATCAGCTGGTATCATCTTCTTTTATAAATTCTCTTTTGCATTCAAAACTAAAAGAAGGATATAATAAAATATCAGGAGGAtcaaaagaatcatgacaataAATATTCATGAATAGTATTGATATTGAGTGTCCTAAAAGCCAGTACTGTCTCACCCAACACAACAGCCATACAAcaggaaaattcaaaaaatgatTCACCATACCTTCTCAATGTCATGTTGATCTTTTCCTGTAAACCCACTAGCAGCAAGCTCCTTGTCTAGAAAACCAGCAGTTCTGGCTATTACAAAAAAGGAAGGCCTGTCACTTTCATCTGCATCTGCATCTGAATCTTCACTATCATCCGTACGTTGGCTAAAAGACATGTTGAACCTGAGGAAGATGAAAAAATGGAAAGATCACGAAAGAGGAACTAACAGTTAGGAACAACATCGTGGTGTAATCGATGCAATCCCCTCTAAAATTTGGTTAAGAATTATTAGCAGGAGTATTAAATCAAGCTTCAAATGTCTGACATAATAGTTGAAGTTAACATGTCAAAATCTAATGAATAAAATTGCCAAAATTGAAACCTGAAACATAAGGTCTGGTTTCCTTTCTCTTGGAAATAAGTAAGTCAGAAACACTACTTCAAATGATTTTCTTTTGCAAGAAAAGACACTGAGCTTATGCTTGCAGGTAGGATTACTTAAACCCATGACCACACTTGGCAAAATCAGGACCATCTTTTCATTGCCCTCTAAATGTTATTAATAGCACCTATCAATCAGCTTGCCTAATCTGTTTGATCCCTCAGGTGGTCAATGATTAAGCTTTCCACACAACAAGATACAACGAAATTATCCAATGTATACACTTCTTTTCAGAGAGTCTCAAAGGTAAAAACGCTTTTCATCAAAAATATCAAGCTAATCTGTTAAAAGGTGGGAAAAATCAGGGGTCTTCTTCACTGACCTTTTTCGGAAAAACTTAATGATGCATTCAACATCACGGTCAAAATACCTGAAAGAAAGGCAATGCGATTAGacataaatcattttttttctaaaacgtgcaaattatatatatcatCACATTCCAGGAATGGGATAAAAGCTAACAAACAGGTATGAGATGAGGCAGAATTTCATACATTTCCGCATTACGGTGAGACACAGATACCATTTGTGGAAAATCAATCATGGTGactttttcatcatcatcaatctgAAAAGAACAAAATCAACAGTACATGAAAAATTCACCATGAAGCTAGAAGAGGAAGCTGATAATACATCAGATTTATAGAAAGAACAGCAAGAAAGAGACAACAAGGTATAACATGATGCTTAAATTAGAAAACAAAGAGACAACAGGCACTAAGAACACAGCTCCAAATATTACACAAATATGACAAATACTATAACTGGCTCATAGACCTACCATAATGTTGAATTCATTGAAGTCACAGTGAATGAGACCATGTTCCGCCAGACGAACAACAATGTTAATGATTGTTTCAAAAACAATCTCTGGATTTTGCAATTGTTTTACTTGCACGCTGCATTGACAATGTGATTGGCGATGAGTACTACTTCCAAGTAAATGAAACAGTAAGCTTATATGCTTATGATATAGAAAATGGAAAAGGCAATTAATTGTGGATGGAATAAGCAGAGAACATTTGTCTTTGGGAAACAGAAACAGAACAGTGGAGAGACTCCGTTTAAAAGCGAATCTATTGATAGTTTTGGAAATTTGCTGTTTGGAGGAAAACCAATTTAAAAGCACACTAGCTGGCAGACACAATTTACTTTTGAgcttcaaaagaaaatatttttggaaTCAAAATAGCATTTAACATAACAAATACAACAAAGTAATTAAGTATGATCTAAAAAGCAACTTATCCAGAAAATTGAAGATGGAATTCTTACAGTGGGTACCCTTGGACAAGCGACATGATAACACAGTGCCTATTGCAGTCTACAGCACTAGGGACAGGAAAACCATGATTTTCCAAAGCCTGCTCAACAGAGAACAAGTTCATGTCAAAAATGTCTGTTAAATGCAAATTATAAACACATAAGCAGTACTACCTTCATAAAAGCAAATTCTTTGAGCGCAGCAAGCCTGGACAAATACAGCCAATTATAACTGCTACGATGCCTCAAATAATCACGTTTGGCTTTGACAGCCCTAAAAGAAGTTCTACCAAGTCTATGCAACTTCATTGCCATGACTAAACCATCTTCATTTGCAACCTCAAAGATATCTACAGCAGAAAAACAATACAAATAATTGTCATCAATTAACAGTTACCAGCATCAGAAATAAGCAGAGAGAAATAATCTCAATAACTATAGTTACAAGCACTTGAGCAAAAATGAAATAAGTAAGGATATCCCATGGGGAAAATTACCAGACTCTTTTCCGACACCAATCTGACGTCCAACAGAAGTAAATACTCCGCGATTAACCATGGTTTTGATGGCAAGGAAATCATAACCAAGGTAAGTGAGACGAAACCCATCGTCTACATAATATTCCAACCAAGTCAAACAGGTTAAGCTTAGAAACATTGGAAACTCGCAGGACAGTGTGATGtacaaaaaattaacaaaacccAAAACGCACATTTAGAAGAGTCGTGGTGCAACAGTTTATGCTTGAGCAAGTTCTTCAGAATCTTATAAGTGCCTCCATACCTACAGAAATCGCATATGACGTCTGGACAATGAGTATCCACAGAAGAGACGTGTATACACTATTATTAATGtaatttatgaaagaaaaacataCTTAAGAGATGCAATGCGATCGATAAGCTCTGTAGGAACAAGTTCGTGCTGCaatcaatcaaaacacaaaacctgaaTTACAACTATTATTCACTGGATACATAACAAATATAAAGCAGTAATTTGCAATAATTTACTGTACTCACGTTCCTCATGCCCATCTCGACTGCGGTGAGAACCCTGAAATCATCCTTAGAAAGATATCTCAACACGTCCACGTCCAGCTTCatcttttgtttgattgttttgttgaAAGATTGAAAAGGTGTTTCTAAAGCTGCTGCTCCGGTGCTactggaggaggagaagactTCAAGGCCGCTCTAAGAAAGAATTTGGTCGGTTATGGACTTCAATTGACAGTATCCTTGAATTTCTAATTTCTCAATGGAAACTAGAGATACTCCCAGAACAAGAGTAATCTGGTGAATCTAGTATAGTCAATGGACATGAGCAATACACGGATACCATTTTGAAcaagaaaataatactaatcTGTACCTTGCTCCTGCAGTTCTGATTGAATTCGAGCTCAAATCAACCTCAATTAACTGGCCATGACGCTCTTATAATGCGTTGCCAATCAAAATCGCGCCTTCATCCAAATGACCAATCGGAGAAATTACTAATCAATGAAATCACTAATCAGAGACGAAAGGGAGAGGGAGGTCCGAATTGAGccgaaaaatcaaagaaatcacTGATCAGATACGAAAGGGGAGGGAGGTAAGACGAGGCAGAGAGGGTTTTAGGTTTGCCCTAAAATCCGAGGTTTTGATAACAGAACCAAACTTGCCGGTCGGACTGGTCACTTATCCGGTCCAGTTGATGTCTCAGAACGGGTAATTTAAGAATCGAGATTTTCCAATTACGTAGACCGGTTTTTCGGTTGAACCGATCTGTTTTGATAAAGTTTCCCTATATTATATGCCtaaaatgtaaatatatataaataattcattacattgaATCCGGTTCAAATTTGGTTTGAAACCCGGTTGAATATTTTGAATCgcaaactgaaaaaaaaatttggttcaATGATCAATCatgttttcaaaaccttgttgAAATCTAGGTCATTGATTCAAACAATCAATGATCCAGATTCATAGTTGTGcattatttaaaatataaatatataagttaAATGATTATGTCTAAATGCTAAAACATAGGCCCGTTTGGATCAGTCTTTtttggagcatttatactacttgctagtataaatgctccatgtcaaccaaacaacaatttgcaACACATATTCTGAGGCAATTTCTTGcggcatttatactattttgtgaaatgctccatgaatgaacaatttcacattttttacccaactttttccaatcttgcccccaatatattattgatttatCAAATATACCCTTAGATGacctaataaaatttaattaacttaccaaataatgtatacccttaccaaataatgtattaattaaatttaattaacttggtaatttattaattattttataatttattattttcttcaattaatttaaatacatttattgattttataaaatttgtatgtttggatacaggtatacaataaaaatgtataatacccctaTACGTAATTTATTCAgtatgctacacaacacaaacgttaacagtaaaagttcaactaAATACCTacccagcattcaagcagcatatctgctattaaaattgtccaaTATTTCTGCTACCACTATTTCTGCTAGAATATCTACTACTTTGAAAATgttctaccaaactagcccatagtatatatataattaagattaacctaaatcatattttatatatgtcaattattaaataaataaaatttaattctGTCAGTTCGAGTTTttccaaaataaaaaaccaccattatttttttaaaaaaaacttatcgATTCGATATGGAGCAAAAACCAAGTAGTGGCATGAGGATGGAAAGCCAATTCTACGGGGATGGACCAACATCGTCAGCCGTCTCGGTATGCATGCCGGCGACATGCATGATACAAGTCAGGGCCATTGTGAATCACGAAGCGCCATGGACTTGCATTTTTTAAGTGGTGGCGGCGGTAAGACATGTTAAAGAATGGATTTCTTGTTTTGTTGACTCTGCTGATATGCTAACTACTACGTTTCTTACCGCCCCAACACCTGCAACTTCTCACCCtaatcaaacaaacccaaaaaccCAACTTATTAATTTCCATATCCTCCACTCTGTCTGCGATGGAGATCAtccgaacaaaaaaaaagactttcCCGCACTGCACTGATACAATTGAGAATTTTTGGATTCCGAGGAATTGGGATGGTTTATTTTCCCATATTGCAGATGGAACCTTCGTAACGTCGAAGCCAATGGAGAGTTCTTCACCTTATACTATCGTCGCCATGTCAATAGTGGCATGAGAATGGAGAGGAGACTTACGGGCAATGGACTCGCCTTATCGGCCATCTCCATATGAACCCCGGCGACCTGATAAGAGTGTCCTCACTCCTCAATGATGAATTGAAGTACCTGGACGTACTTTTTTGAAGTGGCAATGGTAAGTTAAAGAATTTGTTTGTTTCGTTGATTCTAACAACTGTAAATTGCATTTCTTATAGGCCCACCTGCAACCTCCTCAAAGAATTTGTTTCTTGATTGTTTTGTTGATTCTAACTACTATAAACTACATTTCTTACAGGTCTACCTGCAACCTCCTCATGACCCTCCTCAAGAATAGGGGAGGCTTGTTTCTGTTTCGCCGGTGGCAATGATTAGACCATCTTCTTTTTATTGGTTATTGGTTCCGGGTTATTAGTCTTAACTGTTTAACCGTGTAGAGTATTGTGTGTTAACATATTCTTTTAGGAAGAATTAGATTTCTGTGATTCTAGGGTGAATTTTGGTTAATTAGCTAGCTGTTATTAGTCTTAATTATGTCGTTTGCGACGAAATTCGAGTGTTGCTAACAAATAAGATCAGACAATGTGTACATGAATAAACCTCTTGTAAGTTGTAATTAAGTTCCAAAAAGGGCGCAAACGCAAGACAGAAGGTGGAAAAAGTGCTAATTAGATTAAAAGCTAAAAAACGGAAATTACATATGCTCTATCTGAGTCTTTGATTGATCAGACAttgtaaaatctaaaatctaggCTTATATATATTTCCTCAAGAAAACTGTTAACACTAATATTTACAATTGGATCCGTTGATTTGTTGTCAAGTGTTTCACGTTCTCTCAACTGATTGATAGTGTAGAATAACTGCTTCCTTTCTGCCTGACACGTGTACTCCACGTTATGGTGTTGTTCTATTTCCGTTGAATTGTAACTCCCATGTTGGGACACACAAACGAGGGAATATCTAACCGATTAGAATAGAGGAGTTCAAAGACTAAAACGAgggacacatatatatatgtaaaaatctAAAACAACTAAAGACTCTTGTGTGTGGAAACACAAACGAGGGAATATCTAACCGATTAGAATAGAGGAGTTCAAAGACTAAAACGAgggacacatatatatatgtaaaaatctAAAACAACTAAAGACTCTTGTGTGTGGAAACACAAACGAGGGAATATCTAACCGATTAGAATAGAGGAGTTCAAAGACTAAATCTCataatgtgaagaacttgtacAGGACATGTATTCAAGTTATAGAGAACCAAGACAATAAAAGCTATATATACAACTATTTCACTAAACTAAAAGAGTGACGCGTCTAGCTCCTAGTCACAAAGAataaatatatagaaaatattaatttacaATATCATTTTCAATCTGGAACTGTTGGGACTGCCTTTGTTTTGTTATAGCAGACTTCACGTGAGAGATTATCTggtaataaacaaaaaaaacttaACCTCCCTTATTATCATAATATCGATCGTTATCACGTTCACATTATAATCTATGTGGAGAGTCTTGTTCCAATTAAAGATAAACGAGAAGTTTTTGTTCGTGAGAGGACTCAAAACTCGTGAGTTAGCATGGATTTTTAGAGGTGTTCAAGACTCgttgttttagttttttttttttaaaagaaaaatattgacTGTTTTAGTTATAATATCAATAGTtggagcttttttttttaaaatggcagTGTTGTAACTTTTTATTGGGCATTTAACAcctatggtgcgtttggtacgagggtaatggggtgtaatagttacaagggtaattaaattttaagtttacttgtgtttgttatgtcagtataacttttactcctgtaataaattttagtaattgagcttattttttacacataaagtttcctgtaataaattttagtaattgagcttattttttacacataaagtttactagtggggggacctgggtaataaaaagtaatgagaagttttactccaatctatttcccctttaaataaaaaattctaaaagttcataagttatatatacatatatatatatatacacatatacacatacacatatatacacacacatatatatatacatatgcactgtctatgtattatatatatatataatacacttacatatatatatatatatatataatacacatacatatatacatatacacagacacatatacatatatatatatatacatatgcactgtctatgtattacacacacatatatatataatacacatacatatacacagacacatatatatatacatatgcactgtctatgtattatatatacacatacatatatacataatacatatacacagacagtgcatgcactgtctgtgtatgtgtgtgtattatatatatatacatacatattttatataaatataaatataaatatatgcatattatatatatataaaaataaatgatatcgggcttgggttgggttgggctcgggctgggccaaaattggcctgaggtgtcGGGATTCGGGTTGGGctaacccaaaaaatggagcccatgcccgccTAAGGGGTTGGGCAGGGCCGGGCTCAGACCTAGGCCCGCGGGTCAAATTgtgacccctactcttgtgttacgtctttgtcatggatttgactgttatcaaattattttgttgaaattgttaacgattattgttatatatatatatatatgtctggctgcgtgtgtatatatatatgcatatgtatctatatttttaaaattttggtacatgatagtcgtaacaataaaaaacataatctcacttttttctagttttgttcattacaataataacaaacaagggtaatggtattacaccagtaatgtatagtcgtaacaaacaagagtaatgaatacttgggtaaattttatccttctttaccaaacaagggtaacacttattctctataattgttattacccttgtaacatttacatgagtAACAAATTATAACTCTAAATTtttacccccataccaaacgcacccttaaaTTAAAAATAGCACCATGCCACTATCGAGAATGGAAAAAGATATTtgtacataaaatttttgtacaTAATTATACATAACACATGTGGCATGACAACTCACTATGCCACATCATGCCACATGGTTTTAAAAAAGTCAAAGTAAAGAATTGTGTTTTCCctattctctctcctctttcttcttttctatttcatttttaaATCTCATCTCTCATACACCCATCCACTCATTATCTCTACCCTATCCACCCCTCTCTGtcgctttctctctctccccttccaCCTGTTTTTTCTCCATTCTTTTATGTCAGTCTGAACCACAATTAGAAAATTTGGTCGGTACGTCGAAGAAGATATGAAGCGGTTCATGATGAAGGTTTATGCCAAGAAGAGATGGATTATTGCTAACATATCTTGAGGAGGAGTTTGACAGAAGAAGTTGATTGATACCTGTAGATATGAATCTGGTGTTCATGCTCTATTTGTGTTTCTCGTCACGATAAAAAATGGGTATGGGTTTGGGTTTTCGTCCcctatttgtgtttgtatttagtggaagaaacaatgtaatagaaGTCTGAAACAATGTCATACGAGACTGAAACAGTGTAATAAATGTATGAGTTTGAATGGTTGTTGAACTGTCTTGAGGAGGATTTTGACGGGAGATGAGATCATGACATGGATCATGCTCCGTTTCTATAAGAGTTATTGacatgggtttgggttggaCTTTCATGTTTTATTTGTGTTTATCTTTGGTGGGCAAAATAATGTAACAAGATTCTTAAATAATGTAATAGGCGTCTGTGTGTGATGAAACACAATGTAGTAAGAGGTTTAAAAAGTGTAATAAAGACTTAAACAATGTAACAAGAAGTtgagacaatgtaataagaggttgaaacaatgtaataaaggtaTGTTAAAATTGTGTATTTATGACTCCAAACAATCTAATTATTGGAATTAGTGTACTAGTTGCtttacaagaaaaaaagaataagtTCTTTGGTGTCTGCTATATTGTGTTTGAGTGGAAAAATTTGGATATATTAGTTACGGTAGGTACTCGACATGATTTGAGAACATCATAAGTTTCAATTATGGTTGTTTGATTACTATGGTAACCTGGATAACTACCTAATAACATGTATAAGTAATAAAAATACTGGGCAATTGTTCAATTTTTCATCACACtatatttgacatatttttttatgattgtTGGCTGTGAAAATATGAACATCGTTGATGAATTTTTTCAGCGTAATGTATAGTTTTAAGACAGTATAATGTGTAGTTATAAATTTCTTCAGTGTAATTGGActgcaaacaatgtaattacatatatattgccaAGAGCATCAAAACATTAAGCCAATTAGATTCACATtgatatttatatgttttgaaCTCGATCTTTTTTATGATTCAAtagattgttatataattttgagataCAATTTCTAATTATGACGTTACAACAATATATTGTGAATTATGTAATAGCACAATAAAGTAATTACAActtatcaatgtgtaattacgcattagaataatgtaattattcacttttgttttataattaaaaattatcaatgtaattACGCATTGAAATAAGGTAATTAagaaatatcaatgtgtaattattcattgaaataatgtaatcttCTCTTCGAATATAGCTTTGAACGtttagagaaagaggagagcacCCCACTAGCTCTAGGGCAAAAACAACACAACATGGAAgaccataaacaaacaaactcaCAACATGTAAGACCCTAAACAGTGGGCATAGTAGCTAAAGCCTCCCTTGCAACCTCTAGCAATAGCTAAAGCTGCCCTCTTCCATTGCTTTAAAAAGTCTCACCTTTATAAATTTTCAAGACCACCATGATGTAATTAGAAATTATCAAAGTGTAATTACGCattggaataatgtaattattcaatGTTTTTTGTAATCTTCCGGACTGGATGAAGTGTAATTacgaattgaaataatgtaatagacATATTATTAGAAGTATTATAATGAGTGTAATTAGCACCAACGTTAATGTAATTACAACAAGTAGCAGTGTAATGGTAAACATCTACAGTTTTATTGTATCATCATACACTATCAACACAAAACACATCATACCAGATAATCCACTACTTGTTAATCATCTGCACAACTTCTTCGGCTATGGTTTCTTTGTTGGCCTAATTTTTGCCAAATAAAGACACAAAGATACTGTAATTATAGTATATCAACGCTAAAATAAATGGTTTTGTAAACTAATTACTCATACTTCAACAACATAAGGAATTATGTTGACAGAAAACTAATTACACATCAGTGTCTCAGAAAGTgtaacaatttcaaaataattacacattgattCATCAGAAAGTGTAACTATCAAACTAAGCACTAAATTCGAACAAATCTCAAACCTCACATCAAATACCACTTTTACTTACAAAATCGTTATATAAACACAGATCCATGGATTCCATATCATCTATGGTCGGAAACCAGTCGAATCATCGCCGGAAATGGAATATTGGTTGCCGTCGCCACCCACATGGCCTTCCATATGATGAAATGGGTATCatcttctctcattttctctggGCTTCTCGGATCTTCAACTTGTTTGAGTCTCTCTTCGTTTTCTGTGTGAGGAAGAGAGAGTGagggagagagtgagagaaatggagagggagaaagtgagagagagaaagtgttggaaaatgagagaaagaaagggtTGCACAGcttttctagtttagattttaattttttgaaattcaaacaattgccatgtcattatgcTTATGTGTCATGCCACATGTATTATGTatacttatgtacatatattcTATGTACAACTAGCGGGACCGATTAAGAATAGTGGTTAATAGTGGCAtctatttgttttttaattgcCCAAGTTATATATTTGATTGTGGCAGGAAACTTCTTGCATCACATTGATGTTCATCATTGTGGTTGTACATGCATGTGTGCTTGATTTGAGatgtttttcaaatatatatatatatatatatgtatgtacgaTTATTTGTTTGGGAATTTTAGGTGCCTGCAACACGTTCAAAATGCGGAAAAAATTATGGAATGCGAATGTTGGAAAAAATTTGAACTTGAGTTATTACAATGAAACATCTTAAAATTTCGGTGATTGAGTTAGACATGTTCAACTCTTTGAGCAACAAAAATTACATTTTGGAGTCGTTTTTGTCCACGCTCTTGAGTCAGAAGCTACTACGTGTCATGCAATTGCGCCAGCTGTCTGTGTAGGACAAAATAAAAGTGTGGGCAGagaaagcaaaataaaattgaGTGATCGATCTACCACTTTAGTTTCTGGTGGTGTGGCTGGCAGTCTTTGTTGTCTCtgccaaggaaaaaaaagagtaaattgAGTGATTTACTTATCGGATATCCTCAGAAGTGAGGGGTTCACGTTGCCCTCTGAATCGCTTTCGTCTTCCTGTATTGTGGGATTTCTAGCTGAAATGGATGAAGATAACAGGGACCCATCTGAGATCGACAGGTTTAGCTTCTTGGACTTTGTTCTCTGGACTTTCTTCTGATTCGAGCTTTAATTTGTTAAAGATTGTACAGTTTCATCTTCTTGTGATCGCTTAAACTATATGGTTGTGTTAGACTGGGACTGGGAAGTGGGTCTGGGGTAGTAAGAAGCAATTTGGAATGAAGCTCGAATTTTTGGATATTGGAACTTTGGGATTTTTTAGATGCTGAATTTTAAAAGTTTTCCTAATCGGGAATAGTGattgaatctttgaatttgttttcCTATTATTGTTCTCTGTAAGACAAGTATGCAAAACTCCCTGTttgatatatgtgtgtgtcagTGTATTTGATGAGGACCTGGAACTAGTTTCTTTTATAGATTCAGCTCATCAATCGCAACTTCGCAAGCACTCAGTAATTTGCTAGCTTTTGAAGAGTAGACATTTGGATTTTTGTCATGCCTGAGATTTAATGTATGTTTTATTGCTCTCCCCTTATGGGTTTGGTAACTTGCATAATTACATTATTAGCTTATACCACATAGATATGGCTTGAAAAAATTGTCCTTTTTTGCAATTATTATTACAACATTCGGTTTCTTATTTTTGTCATCTTTTCTGCTCCTTCTCCATCAATGTTTTCAGCTTTTATGGCAATCAAACAGTTGATGCAAGCATTGCTGATCTCAGCAGGAAGAGAAAATTACAGGCTGAGCAGCTGGGCTTGCCTTTGCCAAAGCATAAATGTTCCACCCATCACATATCATCCGAGCCTCTCCCTGAATTGAAAATAAACTCAGTAGTCGAGGACTTGTATGCACAGATAATCAAGGGAAATGCAGAGAGAGTGGCCCTGGATGATAATTCAGAACTTGAATCAGCAAAGGGCAGCAATGACTTCCCTGGAGATTCAGACTCTTCTATGTCAGTCCACGGTGAAGCTATGATTGACACAGAGATCGAAAAGATATGGCCTTGTGATAGGCCCTCCACATCCTCATATAACTTGGTCAGTACTCGTTTGAAGAATCCCTATTGCTCCTCAGAGAATACAGCA
The window above is part of the Tripterygium wilfordii isolate XIE 37 chromosome 3, ASM1340144v1, whole genome shotgun sequence genome. Proteins encoded here:
- the LOC119995487 gene encoding serine/threonine-protein kinase rio2-like; this encodes MKLDVDVLRYLSKDDFRVLTAVEMGMRNHELVPTELIDRIASLKYGGTYKILKNLLKHKLLHHDSSKYDGFRLTYLGYDFLAIKTMVNRGVFTSVGRQIGVGKESDIFEVANEDGLVMAMKLHRLGRTSFRAVKAKRDYLRHRSSYNWLYLSRLAALKEFAFMKALENHGFPVPSAVDCNRHCVIMSLVQGYPLVQVKQLQNPEIVFETIINIVVRLAEHGLIHCDFNEFNIMIDDDEKVTMIDFPQMVSVSHRNAEMYFDRDVECIIKFFRKRFNMSFSQRTDDSEDSDADADESDRPSFFVIARTAGFLDKELAASGFTGKDQHDIEKFIEGGDDTDATVDNEGAEDEGVSNLNQTNIEGIDSLTLPEEGEQIPKFNEKVKLEESNNGNKAGQNNEEGTHDDSDKEEDDEAVNDENPDLTRSLNKQRRRAIAAARRGQKKTSSSRNSYKDKGSKSNQNSKIQRQLSNW
- the LOC119984785 gene encoding protein FAR-RED-ELONGATED HYPOCOTYL 1-LIKE; the protein is MDEDNRDPSEIDSFYGNQTVDASIADLSRKRKLQAEQLGLPLPKHKCSTHHISSEPLPELKINSVVEDLYAQIIKGNAERVALDDNSELESAKGSNDFPGDSDSSMSVHGEAMIDTEIEKIWPCDRPSTSSYNLVSTRLKNPYCSSENTAIAKRDAGKEGRSFHGGELDPHNDYDGLQGLPFLEYGSHVDYVCSEYGKDGKEPDEEMENILTSKEVNRNIYVLSSGRWNVNQEAKEVTRKPTIDQEFEQYFSMLML